From a region of the uncultured Desulfatiglans sp. genome:
- a CDS encoding hypothetical protein (Evidence 5 : Unknown function) → MQQLEQILTFVLDHKELLATLIVTLLTIIKLTAWGRAKSAALDAVIGVIERLGAKEIKTGVAGQEPKLGAAAQDALRQAVAKVDPKKEAAGPVTTVVREVLRGVLPRK, encoded by the coding sequence ATGCAACAGCTTGAACAGATTTTGACATTCGTGCTCGATCACAAGGAGCTCTTGGCGACCCTGATCGTGACCTTGCTCACCATCATCAAACTCACGGCGTGGGGACGCGCCAAGTCCGCCGCTCTCGATGCCGTGATCGGCGTCATCGAGCGACTCGGAGCGAAGGAAATCAAGACCGGTGTCGCCGGACAGGAACCCAAGCTCGGCGCAGCCGCCCAGGACGCCCTGCGTCAGGCCGTGGCCAAGGTCGATCCCAAGAAAGAGGCCGCCGGGCCCGTGACCACCGTCGTCCGTGAGGTGCTGCGTGGCGTCCTGCCACGGAAATAG
- a CDS encoding Peptidase M15A translates to MGDLSRNFSTHEFNCRCCGRAEINPHLVDALQELRDLAAAAVRITSGYRCPEHNRAVGGAKRSQHLLGNAADIVIDGLTVAETYELAEQVPAFRNGGIGVYPEQGFVHVDVRDGRARWGRLDGRYVALEKALKPTGGEKHATA, encoded by the coding sequence ATGGGAGATCTGAGCCGGAACTTTTCCACACATGAATTCAACTGCCGCTGTTGCGGCCGGGCCGAGATCAATCCGCACCTGGTGGACGCGCTGCAGGAGCTCCGCGACCTGGCCGCCGCCGCGGTAAGGATCACCAGCGGCTATCGATGCCCCGAACACAACCGTGCCGTGGGAGGCGCGAAGCGAAGCCAGCACCTGCTCGGCAACGCGGCGGACATCGTCATCGACGGCCTCACTGTGGCGGAGACCTATGAGCTTGCCGAACAGGTCCCGGCTTTCCGTAACGGCGGGATCGGGGTCTATCCGGAGCAGGGATTCGTCCACGTGGACGTGCGTGACGGCCGCGCCCGCTGGGGACGGCTCGACGGCAGGTACGTGGCGTTGGAGAAAGCACTGAAACCGACTGGAGGAGAAAAACATGCAACAGCTTGA